Proteins from a single region of Candidatus Binatia bacterium:
- a CDS encoding methylated-DNA--[protein]-cysteine S-methyltransferase, which translates to MSHLRAPMERRIPTPLGRDLLIVSNGRAIVASDFVAPKPASQTKAGDALLDEASTQVRAYFRRRLRRFDLPLALEGTAFRVAVWRAVAALAFGEFVSYADVARAVGRPLAHRGVATAMSLTPLDLFVPAHRVIGADGRIKGAPPSSLRVRLAAFERAKAYRVSR; encoded by the coding sequence ATGTCGCACCTTCGAGCACCTATGGAGCGGCGCATTCCGACGCCGCTCGGGCGGGATTTGTTGATCGTGAGCAACGGTCGCGCAATCGTCGCCAGCGATTTCGTCGCGCCCAAGCCCGCGTCGCAGACGAAAGCGGGCGACGCGCTGCTCGATGAGGCGAGCACTCAAGTGCGCGCGTACTTTCGGCGCCGCCTGCGCCGCTTCGATCTGCCGCTCGCGCTCGAAGGCACAGCGTTTCGCGTCGCGGTTTGGCGCGCGGTCGCCGCCCTCGCTTTCGGTGAGTTCGTATCGTACGCCGACGTGGCGCGGGCGGTAGGACGCCCGCTGGCGCACCGCGGCGTCGCGACGGCGATGAGTCTCACTCCACTCGATTTGTTCGTGCCGGCGCACCGCGTCATCGGCGCGGACGGCAGAATCAAGGGCGCGCCACCGAGCTCGTTGCGCGTGCGTCTGGCGGCCTTCGAGCGCGCGAAGGCCTACCGAGTCTCCCGGTAG
- a CDS encoding S8 family serine peptidase gives MNRGIARVLPLAAILVLAACSGGSINPSLNPQNSSANEQSAVAPPDALTGPASREAPFVGANPVRRLCPTSVDPQLMECLAMVRTDVAPTLSAGADLADPAKTCIFTNAYCPVDLQSAYALPSLSKGAGRLVAIVDAWGYHHAASDLAYYRKAMGLKACGTGTKCLRIVNQNGNPSPLPRESGPSDDWKGEQSLDLDMVSAICPNCKILLVQTDNNYTSSLYAGVKTAGRLGAKYVGASWGGPESGGDNSIFHQRGVVIVAAAGDNGGGGHYGGPQEPCSYTYVVCAGGTRLVPAHNARGWSESVWNDLTFDRCGFGGSSPCGATGSGCSRKIVKPSWQHDTLCHMRSESDVSATASLRNPVAVYNSEEPGGGCPTSCWFGFGGTSASTQIISGVYALAGNAATQAGAQNIWRNHTGHMSDVTVGNNIDPGVGVTCASTIHYICYARIGFDGPTGWGSPKGLGAF, from the coding sequence GTGAACCGCGGAATCGCTCGAGTCCTACCTTTGGCCGCGATCCTCGTGCTCGCCGCTTGTTCCGGCGGCTCGATCAATCCGTCGCTAAATCCTCAGAATTCCTCGGCGAACGAACAAAGCGCCGTTGCGCCGCCCGACGCGCTGACCGGACCCGCGAGTCGAGAAGCTCCGTTCGTCGGGGCGAATCCCGTCCGTCGGCTCTGTCCGACCTCCGTGGATCCACAATTGATGGAGTGCTTGGCGATGGTGCGCACCGACGTCGCGCCGACGCTGAGCGCCGGAGCGGATCTAGCTGATCCGGCAAAGACCTGTATCTTCACCAACGCGTACTGTCCCGTCGACTTGCAGTCGGCGTATGCCTTGCCGTCGCTGAGCAAAGGTGCCGGCAGGCTGGTCGCGATCGTGGACGCGTGGGGATACCACCACGCGGCGAGCGACCTCGCGTATTACCGCAAGGCGATGGGGCTGAAGGCGTGTGGTACCGGGACGAAATGTCTGCGCATCGTCAACCAAAACGGCAATCCCTCGCCGCTGCCCCGCGAGTCGGGGCCGAGCGATGATTGGAAGGGCGAGCAGTCGCTCGACCTCGACATGGTGTCCGCGATCTGTCCGAACTGCAAGATCCTGCTCGTCCAAACCGACAACAACTACACGAGCAGCCTGTATGCCGGCGTGAAGACCGCGGGTAGGCTCGGCGCCAAGTACGTCGGCGCGTCGTGGGGCGGACCGGAGAGCGGCGGCGACAACTCGATCTTTCATCAGCGCGGCGTCGTGATCGTCGCGGCGGCCGGCGATAACGGTGGCGGCGGACACTATGGCGGCCCGCAAGAGCCGTGCTCCTATACGTACGTCGTGTGCGCTGGCGGAACGCGTCTCGTGCCGGCGCACAACGCGCGCGGCTGGAGCGAGTCCGTCTGGAACGACCTTACGTTCGACCGCTGCGGTTTCGGCGGCAGCTCGCCGTGCGGCGCAACCGGCAGCGGCTGCAGCCGAAAGATCGTAAAGCCGTCCTGGCAGCACGACACACTGTGCCACATGCGCTCCGAATCCGACGTGTCGGCGACCGCCTCGTTGCGCAACCCCGTGGCGGTCTATAACTCGGAAGAGCCCGGCGGTGGATGTCCCACGAGCTGCTGGTTCGGCTTTGGCGGCACGAGCGCGTCCACACAGATCATCTCCGGCGTCTATGCGCTGGCCGGCAACGCGGCGACGCAGGCCGGCGCGCAGAACATCTGGAGGAACCACACCGGACACATGAGCGACGTCACGGTCGGCAATAACATCGATCCGGGGGTCGGGGTCACCTGCGCCTCGACCATCCACTACATCTGCTACGCCCGGATCGGTTTCGACGGACCCACGGGCTGGGGATCTCCTAAGGGTCTTGGTGCATTCTAA
- a CDS encoding MATE family efflux transporter: protein MDSSSMIVDHTRIGAAFRRLSIPVAVQMLGDQLLGAADTIAIGSIGTVALAGATAANTLFLAIVFAVSGFLSGTSIVAAQRIGARDVDGFARTVRAGVVVPMITGVVCFALSLVGSGRAIHWMIGDLASAHASAVYLVLRCASIVPIVISGTLIVGLAAAGNRQLGVLVLLVVNAVHIPLLLMLGLGWWTHHPFGIVGAGVSSLISETIAATYAIAYVARRPHYRVFADRAVPWALARRCAVLGLPEAIFLLGVLAPDIFIVAMLAPLGAIAVAAFRALNVVSDLTFVVPGPLQYATQIVIGQRLGAQDPAGARWFFERARRFSFAATTLTGVITALLAWPLAYVFTLDATVATIAALPLALHMVTLPLKGWAMISLAPIRASGDTKFSMTVGIACSALVIPLAWIGIERLHLGLYSVAVGWIVAWTVRALLTQWKLRDGSWMRRTPLAA from the coding sequence GTGGACTCCTCGTCGATGATCGTCGACCACACCCGAATTGGCGCCGCGTTCCGGCGCCTTTCGATTCCGGTTGCGGTACAGATGCTCGGCGATCAGCTGCTCGGCGCGGCCGACACGATCGCCATCGGGAGCATCGGGACGGTCGCGCTCGCCGGCGCGACGGCGGCTAACACGCTGTTCCTCGCGATCGTTTTCGCCGTGTCGGGCTTCCTAAGCGGCACCTCGATCGTCGCGGCGCAGCGCATTGGCGCCCGCGACGTCGATGGCTTCGCACGGACCGTTCGCGCCGGCGTCGTCGTGCCCATGATCACCGGAGTGGTTTGCTTCGCGTTGAGCCTTGTGGGCTCGGGCCGGGCGATCCACTGGATGATCGGCGATCTCGCGAGCGCGCACGCGAGCGCGGTCTACCTCGTGCTGCGCTGCGCTTCGATCGTCCCGATCGTCATCTCGGGCACGCTGATCGTCGGTTTGGCGGCGGCCGGAAACCGGCAGCTCGGCGTGCTCGTGCTGTTGGTCGTCAACGCGGTTCACATCCCGTTGCTGCTGATGCTCGGCCTCGGCTGGTGGACGCATCATCCGTTCGGAATCGTGGGCGCCGGGGTCTCGTCGCTGATCTCCGAGACGATCGCGGCGACGTACGCCATCGCGTACGTCGCGCGCCGCCCGCACTACCGCGTGTTCGCGGATCGTGCAGTGCCGTGGGCCCTGGCACGGCGCTGCGCGGTGCTCGGCTTGCCGGAAGCCATCTTCTTGCTCGGGGTCCTCGCGCCCGACATCTTCATCGTCGCGATGCTGGCCCCGCTCGGGGCGATCGCCGTCGCAGCCTTCCGCGCGCTCAACGTCGTCTCGGACCTGACGTTCGTCGTCCCGGGCCCGCTGCAGTACGCCACCCAAATCGTAATCGGCCAGCGTCTGGGCGCGCAAGATCCCGCGGGCGCGCGGTGGTTCTTCGAACGAGCGCGCCGCTTCTCGTTCGCGGCAACGACGCTCACGGGCGTCATCACGGCCCTGCTCGCGTGGCCCCTCGCGTATGTGTTCACGCTGGACGCGACGGTCGCGACCATCGCGGCCCTGCCGCTGGCGCTTCACATGGTCACGCTGCCGCTCAAGGGTTGGGCGATGATCTCGCTCGCCCCAATCCGCGCGTCCGGCGACACCAAGTTTTCGATGACCGTCGGGATCGCGTGCAGCGCGCTGGTCATTCCTCTGGCCTGGATCGGGATCGAGCGGCTACACCTCGGACTGTACAGCGTCGCGGTCGGCTGGATCGTCGCTTGGACCGTGCGCGCGCTCCTGACGCAGTGGAAGCTGCGCGACGGATCCTGGATGCGGCGCACGCCGCTCGCGGCCTAG
- a CDS encoding peptidase S8, with protein MRAVILSALAAVVALSCVACNGGMQQTALPGVESQPGAQAPASSAGPETSDTSSDGSDDQPDEPPVTSGRPAMSRPGASTPRASAPAGHSPSPRPPARPAFRNACAHAASPGRRQCDSLVRLQAHRPCSKSAPYCASDLQSAYGAAQAARNRGRGVLVAIVGAYGYPSAASDLAVYRKSMGLSACTAGSGCLKIVNQTGHTSPLPKPNADASDDWRAEEAVDVQMVSALCPNCRLLLVQANSDKDADLAAGVNAAVALGATAISNSYGSDETNAADAAYAHAGRTITASAGDGTANQPCSFAGVVCVGGTTLNAASGRWTERAWRSGGSACSAYVAKPSWQRARGCAMRSVADVSAVGDPSTGVAFYESAGGGWQQAGGTGVSAPIVAALFALEPSSVRANAPAWLWRHGRKPPKLGGS; from the coding sequence ATGCGAGCCGTCATTCTGAGCGCCCTCGCGGCAGTCGTCGCGCTGTCGTGCGTCGCGTGCAACGGCGGGATGCAGCAGACGGCGCTTCCCGGCGTCGAGTCGCAGCCCGGCGCCCAGGCGCCGGCATCCAGCGCTGGCCCTGAAACGAGCGACACCTCCAGCGACGGTTCCGACGACCAGCCGGACGAGCCGCCGGTCACCTCGGGGCGGCCGGCTATGTCGCGGCCGGGCGCATCGACGCCGCGCGCGTCGGCGCCGGCCGGTCACTCGCCGTCGCCTCGTCCGCCCGCTCGGCCGGCCTTCCGTAACGCCTGCGCACACGCCGCGTCGCCCGGCCGCCGCCAGTGCGACTCGCTCGTCCGCCTCCAGGCGCACCGCCCCTGCTCGAAGAGCGCACCGTATTGCGCGTCGGACCTGCAGTCGGCGTATGGCGCCGCGCAGGCGGCACGTAATCGCGGCCGCGGCGTGCTCGTAGCGATCGTCGGTGCGTACGGGTATCCGAGCGCGGCGAGCGACCTCGCGGTCTATCGCAAAAGCATGGGTCTTTCAGCCTGCACCGCGGGTAGCGGCTGCCTGAAGATCGTGAACCAGACCGGACACACGAGCCCGTTACCGAAGCCGAACGCCGATGCGAGTGACGATTGGCGCGCCGAAGAAGCCGTCGACGTGCAAATGGTCTCGGCGCTATGTCCGAACTGCAGGCTCCTGCTCGTGCAGGCCAACAGCGATAAAGACGCCGATCTCGCCGCGGGCGTCAACGCCGCCGTGGCTCTCGGCGCCACGGCGATCAGCAACTCGTACGGCAGCGACGAAACCAATGCGGCGGACGCCGCGTACGCGCACGCCGGCCGCACGATCACTGCGAGTGCCGGTGACGGCACAGCGAATCAGCCCTGCAGCTTTGCCGGCGTCGTCTGCGTCGGCGGAACGACCTTGAACGCCGCGTCCGGCCGCTGGACGGAGCGCGCTTGGCGCTCCGGCGGAAGCGCCTGCAGCGCCTATGTCGCCAAGCCGTCGTGGCAACGCGCGCGCGGCTGCGCGATGCGCAGCGTCGCCGACGTGTCGGCCGTCGGGGATCCGAGCACCGGCGTCGCCTTTTACGAATCCGCGGGAGGCGGATGGCAACAGGCCGGAGGAACTGGCGTTTCGGCGCCCATCGTCGCGGCGCTCTTCGCGCTCGAGCCGAGCTCGGTGCGCGCAAACGCGCCGGCGTGGCTCTGGCGTCACGGCCGCAAGCCGCCGAAACTTGGAGGTAGTTAA
- a CDS encoding tryptophan 2,3-dioxygenase family protein: MALSYGSYLKLDELLRLQRPLSEPPHHDEMLFIVIHQVYELWFKQLLHELDGAAAALDRDDLLRTAKQFRRIHAIQRLLEQQVDILETMTPQEFNQFRDHLNPASGFQSVQFRELEFACGLRRTDVLQWIELDDERRARLERRRAEPSLYDRVKGLLQRRGFAVDSSEALVETYRQIYSNEVEHYDLYLLLEDLIEFDERFLLWRGRHVLMVERMIGQKQGTGGSPGAKYLESTLARRFFPELWTVRTYLGEGTYA, encoded by the coding sequence GTGGCTCTTTCGTATGGATCGTACCTCAAGTTGGATGAGCTGCTGCGGCTGCAGCGGCCGCTGTCGGAGCCGCCGCACCACGACGAGATGCTCTTCATCGTCATCCATCAGGTCTACGAGCTGTGGTTCAAGCAGCTCTTGCACGAGCTCGATGGCGCAGCGGCGGCGCTCGACCGCGATGACCTGTTGCGCACGGCCAAGCAGTTTCGACGCATTCACGCCATCCAGCGGCTGCTCGAGCAGCAGGTCGACATCTTGGAGACGATGACCCCGCAAGAGTTCAATCAATTCCGCGACCACCTCAACCCCGCGAGCGGCTTTCAGTCCGTGCAGTTCCGGGAGCTCGAGTTCGCCTGCGGCTTGCGGCGGACGGACGTCCTGCAGTGGATCGAGCTGGACGACGAGCGGCGCGCGCGATTGGAGCGCCGACGCGCCGAGCCGTCGCTGTACGACCGGGTAAAGGGCCTGCTGCAGCGACGCGGCTTCGCCGTCGACTCGAGCGAGGCACTAGTCGAAACGTACCGCCAAATTTATTCCAACGAGGTGGAGCACTACGATCTGTATCTATTGCTCGAAGACTTGATCGAGTTCGACGAGCGGTTCTTGCTTTGGCGCGGGCGGCACGTCCTTATGGTCGAGCGGATGATCGGTCAGAAGCAGGGCACGGGCGGATCCCCCGGCGCGAAATACCTCGAGAGCACGCTGGCCCGTCGCTTCTTTCCCGAGCTTTGGACGGTACGCACCTACCTTGGGGAAGGAACGTACGCATGA
- a CDS encoding CBS domain-containing protein translates to MAFTEGFISELVGRHATIDDSPIGRVADFVVRKPEAVFPQVDGLVIKTSAGALFAPIDTVADVDRNGNVALTIAPTEPAPPEHEELYLVADLLDKQIVDVDGRKVVRINDIEVANAGGRLRVVAADVGFAGLLRRLGLRSFGKRWMSRIGNVPRSMIAWNSVAPIRDANPSQVHLSVKESRLARLHPSELAEIIGDLSAREAAAVVGQLDDETAADAFEHLDTETRKNLIEDIGTERAADIIEEMDADDAADLLAELPEEQQSQLLAEMNAYTAGELRELVKYPEDTAGGMMTTDYVWIYPHRTTDATIRKIREIAPASEFIYYLYVVDVEDHLLGALSLRKLLLELPTAFIDRIMQTDLVTVAPDTSAVDVASAIAKYDLLAVPVVDDSGKMLGIVTVDDAIDAIMPDEIAKKLPHLRARHHSHHGVT, encoded by the coding sequence ATGGCGTTTACGGAGGGGTTCATCTCGGAACTGGTCGGACGCCACGCGACGATCGACGACTCGCCGATCGGCAGGGTCGCGGACTTCGTCGTGCGCAAGCCGGAGGCCGTCTTTCCGCAGGTGGACGGTCTGGTCATCAAGACTTCGGCAGGCGCGCTCTTCGCGCCGATCGATACCGTCGCAGACGTCGACCGCAACGGCAACGTCGCGTTGACGATCGCGCCGACGGAGCCCGCACCGCCCGAACACGAGGAGCTCTACCTCGTCGCGGACCTTCTCGACAAGCAGATCGTGGACGTCGACGGCCGCAAGGTGGTTCGCATCAACGACATCGAGGTCGCGAACGCGGGCGGACGGCTACGCGTCGTGGCCGCCGACGTCGGCTTCGCGGGGCTGCTGCGGCGCCTCGGCCTGCGCTCTTTCGGCAAGCGCTGGATGTCGCGCATCGGCAACGTTCCGCGCTCGATGATCGCGTGGAACTCGGTGGCCCCGATTCGCGACGCGAATCCTTCTCAGGTGCACCTGTCGGTGAAAGAGAGCCGGCTGGCGCGCTTGCATCCGTCGGAGCTGGCGGAGATCATCGGCGATCTTTCCGCGCGCGAAGCCGCGGCCGTCGTCGGTCAGCTCGACGACGAGACTGCGGCGGACGCATTCGAGCACCTCGATACGGAGACACGCAAGAATCTCATCGAGGACATCGGAACCGAACGCGCGGCCGACATCATCGAGGAGATGGACGCGGACGACGCCGCCGATCTACTCGCCGAGCTGCCCGAGGAACAGCAATCGCAGCTCCTGGCCGAGATGAACGCGTACACCGCCGGCGAGCTGCGCGAGCTCGTCAAGTACCCGGAGGACACGGCGGGCGGGATGATGACGACCGATTACGTCTGGATCTATCCGCATCGCACGACCGACGCGACCATTCGCAAGATTCGCGAGATCGCGCCGGCTTCGGAATTCATCTACTATCTTTATGTCGTCGACGTAGAAGACCACCTGCTCGGGGCGCTTTCGCTGCGTAAGCTGCTGCTCGAGCTCCCGACCGCCTTCATCGATCGCATCATGCAGACGGATCTCGTGACGGTCGCACCCGATACTTCGGCCGTCGACGTCGCCTCCGCGATTGCAAAGTACGATCTGCTCGCGGTTCCCGTGGTCGACGACAGCGGCAAGATGCTCGGCATCGTCACGGTGGACGACGCCATCGATGCGATCATGCCCGACGAGATCGCCAAGAAGCTGCCGCACTTGCGCGCGCGGCACCATTCGCACCACGGCGTAACGTGA
- a CDS encoding MFS transporter, with protein sequence MSIASSRAREIGGWVMLNALWLPLTFQDTALMTIAVPAATVHLAPGNHVFVLSVLASVAALAAMVVPPLGGWLSDALRRHGGSRRTFVAVGILIDVGALIALAYAHSLVSFGVFLVLATAGANVALCAYQALLPESVPRRHWGFVSGVRGAATLAGTVLGFAIAGAMPDPSLTFLAAAAIMAVGGLSLLGVGDGVYDGEEHAHVRDWHDFFVVFAARTLVFFGLIMLQTFVLYYFRDVQKVGDPSAGTALYAFATIAGAVASSLYLGLLSDRVPRKIVTALAGAAMAVATIGFALAPGLSWILPFAVLFGIGFGGVISSGWALAMDSIPKLRDVARDLGLWGIATLLPNVVAPLVGGWLIGLFHGTRAGYQAVFGLSGFSFALASLAVLRVGRRPISSLWGWPLRFVAVATNFAWDHVAYRVRVWGKIPRRRGPTLIVANHQHDLESMVLVVATTVRSGPWRHPVFTASSRRMYEPGFLAERLPWLRALLRRVNAGPLFLTLGMLPIENELGSRAVSAFGWSVQRRHGPLPVSEVFDERVAALFPPDTKTSDLRSARCFAQSRAVVKLATLREPYRREILDDTRENVERDLALMEDVVRRGGTFYLTPEGKYSIDGRIGPMRGAIERLAPIATIYLAGVSYDPFVSSRLSMLYRVVCFGRLRDGGMTTLVRSLAAIRPVVASQLLGAWLESAPEFSAAEACAAVAKRLSELPQAVFVDPELRRDPERLVRAALPRMVGWKILERYGDRYRVAPRRRHPQFPFVEDIVAYQARFLDETLDNAALAEPYRETR encoded by the coding sequence TTGAGTATCGCCTCAAGCCGCGCGCGCGAGATCGGCGGTTGGGTCATGCTCAATGCGCTGTGGCTCCCGCTGACCTTTCAGGATACGGCGCTCATGACGATCGCGGTTCCCGCCGCAACGGTGCATTTGGCACCCGGCAATCACGTCTTCGTCCTCTCGGTGCTGGCCAGCGTCGCTGCCCTCGCCGCGATGGTCGTCCCGCCGCTGGGAGGCTGGCTCTCGGACGCGCTGCGGAGGCACGGCGGCTCGCGCCGCACGTTCGTCGCGGTAGGCATCCTGATCGACGTCGGCGCGCTGATCGCGCTCGCGTACGCGCACTCGCTCGTGTCGTTCGGAGTCTTCCTGGTGCTGGCTACTGCGGGCGCCAACGTCGCGCTCTGCGCGTATCAGGCGCTCTTGCCCGAATCGGTTCCGCGACGGCACTGGGGGTTCGTGTCGGGCGTTCGCGGCGCGGCGACGCTGGCGGGGACGGTGCTCGGATTCGCGATCGCGGGCGCCATGCCCGATCCGAGCCTGACGTTCCTGGCGGCGGCCGCGATCATGGCGGTCGGCGGCCTCTCGCTGCTCGGCGTCGGCGACGGAGTCTACGACGGCGAGGAGCACGCGCACGTGCGCGACTGGCACGATTTCTTCGTCGTTTTCGCCGCACGGACGCTCGTCTTCTTCGGGCTCATCATGCTTCAGACGTTCGTGCTTTACTACTTCCGCGACGTGCAGAAGGTCGGCGATCCCTCCGCGGGAACCGCGCTGTACGCGTTCGCGACCATCGCGGGTGCGGTGGCGTCGAGCCTCTATCTCGGGTTGCTCTCCGATCGCGTTCCGCGCAAGATCGTGACGGCGCTCGCGGGCGCTGCGATGGCCGTCGCGACGATCGGCTTCGCGCTCGCCCCAGGGTTGAGTTGGATCCTGCCGTTCGCCGTGCTGTTCGGCATCGGCTTCGGCGGCGTCATCTCCAGCGGCTGGGCGCTCGCGATGGATTCGATACCAAAGCTCCGCGACGTCGCGCGCGATCTCGGCCTGTGGGGCATCGCGACGCTTCTGCCCAACGTCGTCGCGCCTTTGGTCGGCGGTTGGCTGATCGGACTCTTTCACGGAACGCGCGCGGGTTATCAGGCGGTCTTCGGCCTCTCGGGTTTCAGCTTCGCGCTCGCGTCGCTGGCGGTGTTGCGGGTGGGGCGCCGCCCGATCTCGTCGCTGTGGGGCTGGCCGCTGCGTTTCGTCGCGGTCGCGACTAATTTCGCTTGGGATCACGTCGCGTATCGTGTTCGCGTGTGGGGAAAGATTCCGCGCCGGCGCGGCCCGACGCTGATCGTCGCGAATCATCAGCACGACCTCGAGTCGATGGTGCTCGTGGTCGCGACGACGGTACGCAGCGGTCCGTGGCGGCATCCCGTCTTCACGGCCAGCTCCCGGCGCATGTACGAGCCCGGGTTCTTGGCAGAACGGCTTCCCTGGCTGCGCGCGCTGCTGCGCCGCGTCAACGCCGGGCCGCTCTTCCTCACTCTCGGCATGCTGCCGATCGAGAACGAGCTGGGCTCGCGCGCGGTCAGCGCGTTTGGCTGGTCGGTGCAGCGGCGCCACGGTCCACTACCGGTAAGCGAAGTTTTTGACGAGCGCGTGGCGGCGCTCTTCCCGCCGGATACGAAGACGTCCGACCTTCGCAGCGCGCGCTGCTTCGCGCAATCGCGCGCCGTCGTGAAGCTAGCGACGCTGCGCGAGCCGTACCGGCGCGAGATCCTCGACGACACGCGCGAGAACGTTGAGCGCGACCTCGCGCTAATGGAAGACGTCGTGCGGCGAGGCGGCACTTTCTATCTGACGCCGGAGGGCAAGTATTCCATCGATGGTCGCATCGGCCCGATGCGCGGAGCGATCGAGCGACTGGCGCCGATTGCGACGATCTATCTCGCCGGCGTGAGCTACGACCCGTTCGTGTCGTCGCGGCTGTCGATGCTGTATCGCGTCGTTTGTTTCGGGAGGCTGCGCGACGGCGGCATGACGACGCTGGTGCGGAGCCTCGCGGCGATACGGCCCGTCGTTGCGAGCCAGCTGCTCGGCGCGTGGCTCGAGTCGGCACCGGAGTTCAGCGCCGCCGAGGCGTGCGCCGCCGTTGCGAAGCGGCTGTCGGAGCTGCCGCAGGCCGTGTTCGTCGATCCGGAGCTGCGGCGCGACCCGGAGCGTCTGGTTCGCGCGGCGCTGCCGCGCATGGTCGGGTGGAAGATCCTGGAGCGCTACGGCGATCGCTACCGCGTTGCCCCGCGCCGGCGGCACCCGCAGTTCCCGTTCGTCGAAGACATCGTCGCATACCAGGCGCGCTTCTTGGACGAGACGCTCGACAACGCGGCGCTCGCGGAGCCCTACCGGGAGACTCGGTAG
- a CDS encoding aminotransferase class V-fold PLP-dependent enzyme, with protein MSDTATQARTAREYRTRFPILADSTYLVSHSMGAAPFGARDALEVYWDEWATQGPEAWEGWLPRIAEIADGIGALVGAASGSVFLGPNVSVLQAAIATCIDFRGARNEVVYESLQFPSLTYVWREWERYGAAVRIVESPDGRTVPTERIVAAITEKTAIAVISHAYYVSGALADVGTIAAHCRSVGALLCVDAYQTTGVYPYDVTALDLDLATGGSHKWLCGGPGCGWIYVKPSLRETLRPAITGWMAHQRPFAFEAAPIEHAASMYRFGHGTPTIPGYVVAAPGHALIREIGVARVREHNVRLTDKIAAMALERGLRVSSPLQAEKRTGWIGIDFDDSERACRRLVEERVFVDYRPGCGIRVGPHFYTEDDEIDAFFRALERVR; from the coding sequence ATGAGCGACACCGCAACGCAGGCACGAACGGCGCGGGAGTACCGCACTCGCTTTCCTATTCTCGCCGACTCCACGTACCTCGTCAGCCACTCGATGGGCGCGGCACCCTTCGGCGCGCGCGACGCGCTCGAAGTCTATTGGGACGAGTGGGCGACGCAAGGTCCGGAGGCGTGGGAAGGCTGGCTGCCGCGAATCGCCGAGATTGCCGACGGCATCGGCGCGCTCGTCGGCGCGGCTTCCGGCTCGGTCTTCTTGGGACCGAACGTCTCCGTGCTACAAGCCGCCATCGCGACGTGCATCGATTTTCGCGGCGCGCGCAACGAGGTCGTATATGAGTCGCTGCAGTTTCCCTCGCTGACGTACGTGTGGCGCGAGTGGGAGCGCTACGGCGCCGCGGTCCGCATCGTGGAGTCGCCCGACGGCCGGACGGTACCCACCGAACGAATCGTCGCGGCGATCACGGAGAAGACCGCGATCGCGGTGATCTCGCACGCGTACTACGTGTCCGGCGCGCTGGCGGACGTCGGCACGATCGCCGCACACTGTCGCTCCGTCGGCGCGTTGCTCTGCGTCGACGCGTATCAGACGACGGGAGTTTATCCTTACGACGTGACCGCGCTGGATCTCGACCTCGCGACCGGCGGTTCCCACAAGTGGCTCTGCGGCGGCCCCGGCTGCGGCTGGATCTACGTGAAGCCATCGCTGCGAGAAACGCTTCGGCCGGCGATCACCGGATGGATGGCCCACCAGCGCCCATTCGCCTTCGAGGCCGCGCCGATCGAGCACGCTGCCTCGATGTACCGCTTCGGACACGGCACCCCGACGATCCCCGGATACGTCGTCGCGGCGCCCGGCCACGCGCTGATCCGTGAGATCGGCGTTGCGCGAGTTCGCGAGCACAACGTCCGTTTGACCGACAAGATCGCCGCGATGGCGCTCGAACGCGGACTGCGCGTCAGCTCGCCCTTGCAGGCCGAAAAGCGGACTGGTTGGATCGGGATCGACTTCGACGATTCCGAGCGCGCGTGCCGCCGATTGGTCGAGGAGCGCGTCTTCGTCGACTACCGGCCCGGCTGCGGGATTCGCGTCGGCCCGCACTTCTACACCGAGGACGACGAAATCGACGCGTTCTTCCGCGCACTGGAGCGCGTCCGGTAA